From the Bacillus tuaregi genome, one window contains:
- the dapD gene encoding 2,3,4,5-tetrahydropyridine-2,6-dicarboxylate N-acetyltransferase encodes MNMMDANEIISFIQNSKKSTPVKVYIKGNLEGLEFGSNSKAFINGNSGVVFGEWETINQVIEEHKEQIEDYVIENDRRNSAIPLLDMKNINARIEPGAIIRDQVEIGNNAVIMMGASINIGAVIGEGTMIDMNAVLGGRATVGKNCHIGAGTVLAGVIEPPSAKPVIVEDDVVIGANCVVLEGVTVGKGAVVAAGAIVIDDVPPYTVVAGTPARVIKEIDEKTKSKTEIKQELRQL; translated from the coding sequence TTGAACATGATGGATGCAAATGAAATCATCTCATTTATTCAAAACAGTAAGAAGTCAACACCTGTAAAAGTTTACATAAAAGGTAATCTAGAAGGCTTAGAGTTTGGCTCAAACAGTAAAGCATTTATTAATGGAAACAGTGGTGTTGTATTTGGTGAATGGGAAACAATTAACCAGGTAATTGAAGAGCATAAAGAACAAATTGAGGATTATGTGATTGAAAATGATCGCAGAAATTCAGCTATTCCGTTATTGGATATGAAAAATATCAATGCTAGAATTGAACCAGGTGCTATCATTCGTGATCAAGTTGAAATTGGTAATAATGCCGTTATTATGATGGGAGCTTCTATCAATATTGGGGCCGTTATCGGTGAAGGCACGATGATTGATATGAATGCGGTACTAGGTGGACGAGCTACTGTTGGGAAAAATTGTCATATTGGGGCAGGAACTGTATTAGCAGGCGTAATTGAGCCGCCATCCGCTAAACCGGTTATTGTTGAGGATGACGTTGTCATTGGAGCAAATTGTGTTGTACTTGAAGGTGTTACAGTAGGAAAAGGAGCAGTAGTTGCAGCGGGTGCGATCGTTATTGACGATGTCCCTCCATATACTGTTGTAGCAGGTACGCCAGCGCGCGTCATTAAAGAAATCGATGAAAAAACAAAATCAAAAACTGAAATTAAGCAAGAGCTTCGTCAGCTATAA
- a CDS encoding CAP domain-containing protein yields MILLKKLVPFLLTILISLSIIPTATNAQSITMFKEPPFEFYKISKGDTFWFIAKRYGLDYKRLMELNPDTNPYNMQVGGVIRLKESAASVSSFEEEVVRLVNAERAKQGLRSLQHRADVKNVAEKKAMDMINSNYFSHTSPNYGSPFDMLKTFGISYRSAGENIAKGQKSPQEVMNAWMNSSGHRANILNPSYNAIGVGFYNGAWVQLFIQS; encoded by the coding sequence ATGATACTATTGAAAAAATTAGTTCCTTTTTTACTAACCATCCTAATCAGTTTGAGTATAATACCGACCGCAACTAATGCTCAATCGATTACGATGTTCAAAGAACCACCGTTTGAATTCTATAAAATCTCAAAAGGGGATACGTTTTGGTTTATTGCCAAACGCTATGGTTTAGACTACAAACGACTAATGGAGCTGAATCCTGACACGAACCCCTACAATATGCAAGTGGGAGGAGTCATTCGCTTAAAGGAAAGTGCGGCTTCAGTGAGCTCTTTTGAGGAAGAGGTCGTTCGTTTAGTAAATGCTGAACGGGCAAAACAAGGATTACGTTCCCTTCAGCATCGTGCCGATGTCAAAAATGTGGCCGAGAAAAAAGCCATGGATATGATTAACAGTAACTATTTTTCTCATACAAGTCCAAACTATGGCAGCCCCTTTGATATGCTCAAAACCTTCGGTATATCCTATCGATCCGCTGGTGAAAATATTGCGAAAGGGCAAAAGTCCCCACAGGAGGTTATGAATGCTTGGATGAATTCGTCTGGTCACCGTGCTAACATTCTAAATCCAAGCTACAATGCGATTGGTGTAGGCTTTTATAATGGAGCCTGGGTTCAATTATTTATTCAGTCGTAA
- a CDS encoding MDR family MFS transporter has translation MDKALTEGQSSKKTNRPIVLASIMLAMFLGAIEGTIVSTAMPAIVGELGGFSLYGWVFSSYLLMNAVTVLIYGKLSDLFGRKPILLIGIIIFLIGSILCGFAQSMTMLIVFRFIQGLGAGAITPIATTIVGDIYTKEERAKIQGYLSSVWGISAIAGPALGGILVEYVSWRFVFWLNLPLGILAMVGVGVFLHEHVAKKKHRIDYRGAVLIMISVSCLMFVLVEGGTRWAWMSFESIALLAVSIAAFVLFYFQEKKADEPMMPFSIWKERPIFIANMTSMTTGIMLIGISSYLPTFVQGVMERSPIVAGFALTTMSIGWPIASTFAGILLLKIGFRTTSLLGGAALIMGSILFITLTPDAGPLWAAVGSFMVGLGMGLTTTSFIVVIQSSVSWEQRGIATASNSFMRNLGNTIGAALLGGILNSQILRYFKENGQDFNADLSVDSITVLLNQNERNLLPDSLLQFLQDGLTYSLHIVYYVVLLIAVISFILILLLPREKKV, from the coding sequence ATGGACAAAGCATTGACTGAAGGACAGTCAAGTAAGAAAACCAATCGACCGATTGTTCTAGCCTCGATTATGCTGGCTATGTTTTTAGGAGCAATTGAAGGGACGATTGTCTCAACCGCAATGCCGGCTATTGTCGGTGAATTAGGTGGCTTTTCGTTATATGGCTGGGTATTTTCTAGTTATTTATTAATGAATGCTGTTACGGTTTTAATTTATGGAAAGCTTTCTGACTTATTTGGAAGAAAACCCATATTATTAATTGGAATAATTATTTTTCTAATCGGCTCGATTCTTTGTGGATTTGCTCAATCCATGACCATGCTGATTGTCTTTCGCTTTATTCAAGGTTTGGGTGCAGGGGCGATTACACCTATTGCGACAACCATTGTAGGTGATATCTATACGAAAGAAGAAAGAGCGAAAATCCAAGGCTATCTTTCAAGTGTGTGGGGAATATCCGCTATCGCTGGACCAGCGTTGGGTGGAATTCTCGTTGAGTATGTGAGCTGGCGATTTGTTTTTTGGCTTAATCTACCACTTGGAATTCTAGCAATGGTTGGTGTTGGTGTATTTTTACACGAGCATGTGGCAAAGAAAAAGCATCGAATTGACTATAGAGGGGCAGTACTCATCATGATTTCGGTATCGTGCCTCATGTTTGTTCTAGTAGAGGGAGGAACCCGCTGGGCATGGATGTCTTTTGAATCGATAGCATTACTAGCGGTTAGTATAGCTGCCTTTGTTTTATTTTATTTCCAAGAGAAAAAGGCGGATGAACCTATGATGCCTTTTTCCATTTGGAAGGAACGTCCAATCTTTATTGCCAATATGACATCTATGACTACTGGAATCATGCTTATAGGTATATCAAGCTATCTGCCTACGTTCGTACAAGGTGTTATGGAGCGGTCACCAATTGTTGCCGGTTTTGCCTTAACAACCATGTCGATTGGTTGGCCGATTGCTTCAACCTTTGCTGGTATCCTTCTGTTAAAGATTGGTTTTCGGACGACCTCTCTTTTAGGGGGAGCGGCCCTGATTATGGGAAGTATTTTATTTATTACGTTAACCCCTGATGCCGGTCCATTATGGGCAGCTGTCGGTTCCTTCATGGTTGGACTTGGGATGGGACTTACTACAACGTCATTTATTGTTGTGATACAGAGTTCTGTTAGCTGGGAACAAAGAGGGATTGCAACAGCCTCTAATTCTTTTATGAGGAACTTAGGGAATACGATAGGTGCAGCATTGCTTGGAGGAATATTAAACAGTCAAATCCTGCGTTATTTCAAAGAAAATGGACAGGATTTTAACGCCGATCTGTCTGTTGATTCAATAACAGTGCTATTGAATCAAAATGAAAGGAATTTGTTGCCTGACAGTTTGCTGCAATTTCTTCAGGATGGGCTAACCTATTCTCTGCATATTGTCTATTATGTAGTCCTTTTAATTGCAGTAATCAGCTTTATTTTGATTTTATTATTGCCGAGGGAGAAAAAGGTCTGA
- the cbpB gene encoding cyclic-di-AMP-binding protein CbpB: MINLGNEFLNLNIRNLMIPSERVAHVQVGNSLEHALLVLTKSGYTAIPVLDPYYKLHGLISTPIIMESILGLERIEYEKLEQSRVEQVMNKTVPHLPVDASIQNTIALLVDHPFLCVENEAGLFEGILTRRAVLHLLNEGLQDDAH; the protein is encoded by the coding sequence ATGATCAATCTTGGCAATGAGTTTTTAAATTTGAATATCCGCAACTTAATGATTCCTTCTGAGCGGGTTGCTCATGTTCAAGTAGGAAATAGTCTGGAGCATGCTCTTCTGGTATTAACAAAAAGTGGTTATACAGCTATACCCGTCCTTGACCCCTATTATAAGCTTCATGGACTCATTTCTACCCCCATTATTATGGAATCTATTCTTGGACTCGAGAGAATTGAGTATGAAAAGCTGGAACAGAGCCGTGTTGAGCAGGTGATGAATAAAACAGTGCCACACCTTCCGGTTGATGCTTCTATTCAGAATACTATTGCACTATTAGTTGACCATCCTTTTTTATGTGTGGAAAATGAAGCAGGATTGTTCGAGGGGATTTTAACAAGAAGAGCTGTATTACATTTGTTAAATGAAGGTCTTCAAGACGATGCCCATTAA
- a CDS encoding YkuJ family protein — protein MSQLQGIISRLKNLQEQSSNGEPSQRFFEVNGERKCQVTYQPKSETFELEVYFDKEKPKRYQFDNIDMITIEIFDLIQ, from the coding sequence ATGTCACAGCTTCAAGGGATTATATCAAGGTTGAAGAACCTGCAGGAACAATCAAGTAATGGAGAACCTTCACAACGTTTTTTTGAGGTGAACGGTGAACGGAAATGTCAAGTTACGTATCAACCGAAGTCTGAAACCTTTGAGTTGGAGGTTTATTTTGATAAGGAAAAGCCAAAGAGATACCAATTCGATAATATCGATATGATAACAATTGAAATCTTTGATTTAATTCAATAA
- a CDS encoding EAL domain-containing protein translates to MDALDILTNLDHCFPYFQPVFSADEHRVIGYEILGRYNGGGQVISLGPFFQDNNIPEEYRLEVDNTVLAKALELAIGLDPDVLLFVNRDADLLIHDSGEEFLQFLLKFQEKGISLERIVLEIAMDESKDEMDHLLNYYRTFGIKIAIDKLGDESSHLDRIGQLKPDIVKVDLMPLRSMNPPPAYQDTLYSLSILARKIGATLLFKNIEMIYQLQFAWQHGGRYYQGFYLEKPLSYFIPRDILKDKLKEEFHEFIVYEKKKLESIFAITESFQVKLQEILTKNRKSMNFEELLKSLSKDLDHVALRMYICDDDGFQLSPNMFKNDGKWELQPAYTGKNWSWRPYFLENMIRMRNDKKGILSDLYCDIETGETTRTFSFPLNAHEYLFIDLTYDFLYQHDSLL, encoded by the coding sequence ATGGACGCATTGGATATCTTAACCAACTTAGACCATTGTTTTCCGTATTTTCAGCCGGTATTCAGTGCAGATGAACATCGAGTCATAGGTTATGAAATTTTAGGAAGATATAATGGTGGTGGTCAGGTCATTAGCCTGGGACCATTTTTTCAGGACAATAACATACCGGAGGAATATCGCTTAGAAGTCGATAATACCGTACTAGCAAAGGCATTAGAGCTGGCAATTGGCTTAGATCCTGATGTACTGTTATTTGTGAACAGAGATGCAGACCTGCTTATTCATGATAGTGGAGAAGAATTCTTGCAGTTTTTACTCAAGTTCCAAGAGAAGGGGATTAGCTTAGAACGTATTGTCCTAGAAATCGCCATGGATGAATCGAAGGACGAGATGGATCATTTGTTAAATTATTACCGAACATTTGGAATCAAGATTGCAATTGATAAATTGGGAGATGAGAGTAGTCATTTGGATCGAATTGGTCAATTAAAGCCTGATATCGTAAAGGTTGATTTGATGCCGCTTCGTTCCATGAACCCCCCGCCTGCCTATCAGGATACATTATACTCTTTATCCATTTTAGCTAGAAAAATCGGTGCAACCCTCTTGTTTAAAAACATTGAAATGATTTATCAGCTTCAATTCGCCTGGCAGCATGGTGGTAGGTACTATCAAGGCTTTTACTTGGAAAAACCGTTATCGTATTTTATTCCAAGGGATATCTTAAAGGATAAATTAAAGGAAGAATTTCATGAATTTATCGTGTATGAAAAGAAAAAGCTGGAATCCATTTTTGCGATTACAGAGAGTTTTCAAGTGAAGCTTCAGGAAATTTTGACCAAAAATCGTAAATCCATGAATTTTGAAGAGCTATTGAAATCGCTCAGTAAAGACCTGGATCACGTTGCTTTAAGAATGTATATATGTGATGATGACGGCTTTCAACTATCTCCGAATATGTTTAAAAATGACGGGAAATGGGAACTTCAACCAGCGTATACAGGTAAAAATTGGAGCTGGCGGCCTTATTTTTTAGAAAATATGATTAGAATGCGGAATGACAAAAAAGGAATTTTGTCGGATTTATACTGTGATATTGAAACGGGTGAAACCACGAGAACGTTTTCCTTTCCACTGAATGCTCATGAATATTTATTTATAGACTTAACTTATGATTTTCTCTATCAACATGATAGTCTACTTTAA
- a CDS encoding metallophosphoesterase, whose translation MSKKITRRTFIKKTIGALFALVAAGGGGYYYAREIEPRLLDINRHTIKHPLIPNSFNHFKMVQFSDTHLGFQYTIKQLDKLVDRINRLQPDIVFFTGDLMDEPNKYPNSEQIIPSLSNINAPFGKFAIYGNHDHGGYGTDIYKNIMDKSGFTLLQNSAQEIKLLDDSRIHLIGLDDAMLGKPDLAYATVGLPPDTYKILLAHEPDMAELAVDEGIHLQLSGHSHGGQVKIPFFGALVTPPYSELYYEGFYKIGEAQNLLTLYVNRGLGTTRLPFRFLSKPELTLFTLKQAN comes from the coding sequence ATGTCAAAAAAAATAACACGGAGAACATTTATCAAAAAAACAATAGGCGCTTTATTTGCCTTGGTTGCTGCCGGAGGCGGTGGTTATTACTACGCCAGAGAAATAGAACCACGATTGCTTGATATCAACCGTCATACCATTAAACATCCCCTCATCCCGAACAGCTTTAATCACTTTAAAATGGTTCAATTCAGCGATACACATCTCGGTTTCCAATATACAATCAAACAACTGGATAAATTAGTGGATCGAATTAATCGACTCCAGCCAGATATTGTATTTTTCACTGGTGATTTAATGGATGAGCCGAATAAATATCCAAATAGTGAGCAAATTATTCCTAGTCTTTCAAATATTAATGCCCCCTTCGGGAAATTTGCCATCTATGGAAATCACGACCATGGTGGCTACGGAACGGATATTTACAAGAACATAATGGATAAAAGTGGTTTTACATTATTGCAAAATTCTGCTCAAGAAATCAAGCTGCTTGATGACAGTCGTATTCATCTGATTGGGCTAGATGATGCTATGCTTGGGAAACCAGACTTAGCCTATGCGACCGTAGGTTTACCTCCTGACACATATAAGATTCTCCTCGCTCATGAGCCCGATATGGCTGAATTAGCAGTTGATGAAGGAATTCATCTCCAGCTTAGCGGACACAGTCATGGTGGACAGGTTAAGATTCCATTTTTCGGTGCCCTGGTCACGCCTCCCTATAGCGAGCTATACTATGAAGGCTTCTATAAAATAGGTGAAGCACAAAACCTGTTAACTTTATATGTAAATAGAGGCTTGGGGACTACTAGATTACCCTTTCGTTTCCTGTCAAAACCTGAATTAACACTATTCACCTTGAAACAAGCAAATTAA
- a CDS encoding RNA degradosome polyphosphate kinase: protein MDNSHFNHPSNYNNREISWLAFNERVLQEVLDKRNPLLERIKFSAIFSSNLDEFFMVRVAGLKDQVKVGFMKPENKAGMTPKQQLEKISERAHNLVKLQDQTFQQQILDELKAENIHLLKVDELTAAQKKYLELYFDEQIFPVLTPMAVDAYRPFPMLLNKSINIAVSIEIENMTEQVNKQQLAIVQVPSLLERFIEVPFIDGTTCFVLLEEIICYFISKLFNGYQILSVTQFRITRNADLEIHEEGARDLLQVIEKELKKRKWGAAVRLEIKEEHLDEQILAYLLNELEIEEEDVYYISGPLDKTFLFSFYKVFASRRDDLIYEPFIPVPSLEIDSSKDIFQNALDHDMLLHHPYESFQPILDFVSEAADDPNVLAIKQTLYRVSGDSPVIEALKRAAENGKQVTVLVELKARFDEENNVQWAKELEKAGCHVIYGMTHLKTHSKITMVVRRKNGMIERFIHLGTGNYNDQTAKIYTDFGYITTKRKFGIDATNFFNYLSGYTQKPVYHHLVVAPHNIRGEFIKLIDQEIDYHKKFNNGHIIAKMNSLTDKKIIIKLYEASCAGVKIDLIIRGICCLKPGIEKVSENIRVISIVGRFLEHSRIYYFFHNGEEKIYLSSADMMTRNMEKRVEILFPIFEEKLKLKLKDLLSLQLSDNMKAREQDREGVYHYNQKKENEPEIDSQAILIEKSKLFIEDIEE, encoded by the coding sequence TTGGATAACAGTCATTTTAATCATCCATCAAATTATAATAACAGGGAAATCAGCTGGCTTGCTTTTAATGAGCGTGTGCTGCAAGAAGTTCTAGATAAGAGAAATCCATTATTGGAGAGAATAAAATTTTCTGCCATATTCAGTTCTAATTTGGATGAATTTTTTATGGTTCGGGTCGCAGGGTTAAAGGATCAAGTAAAAGTGGGATTTATGAAACCAGAAAATAAGGCTGGTATGACTCCTAAGCAGCAGCTGGAAAAAATTTCAGAACGGGCCCATAACCTAGTAAAACTACAAGATCAGACATTTCAACAACAAATTCTCGATGAGTTAAAAGCAGAAAATATTCATTTATTAAAGGTAGATGAATTAACGGCAGCGCAAAAAAAATATCTAGAGCTTTATTTTGATGAGCAAATCTTTCCTGTTTTAACACCCATGGCTGTAGACGCCTATCGTCCTTTTCCAATGCTATTAAATAAAAGTATTAATATCGCAGTTTCTATTGAAATTGAAAATATGACTGAACAGGTTAATAAACAGCAGCTAGCGATTGTACAGGTTCCATCCTTGTTAGAGCGTTTTATTGAAGTACCATTTATTGATGGGACAACTTGTTTTGTTCTACTTGAAGAAATTATTTGTTATTTTATCTCAAAGCTGTTTAATGGTTATCAAATTCTCTCTGTGACACAATTTAGAATAACGCGAAATGCCGATTTAGAAATTCATGAAGAAGGGGCTAGAGACTTACTTCAGGTTATTGAAAAAGAATTGAAAAAACGCAAATGGGGTGCAGCAGTCCGCTTAGAGATAAAGGAAGAACATCTAGATGAACAAATATTAGCCTATTTACTCAATGAACTTGAAATTGAAGAAGAGGATGTCTATTATATATCAGGACCATTGGACAAAACATTTTTGTTCTCCTTTTATAAAGTATTTGCTTCACGGAGGGATGACCTCATCTATGAACCGTTTATTCCAGTTCCTTCTTTAGAAATTGATAGTAGCAAAGATATTTTTCAAAATGCTTTGGATCACGATATGTTGCTACATCACCCTTATGAATCGTTTCAGCCAATTCTTGATTTTGTTTCAGAGGCTGCAGATGACCCGAACGTATTGGCTATAAAACAGACACTGTATAGAGTGAGTGGAGATTCACCTGTCATTGAAGCATTAAAGCGGGCAGCAGAAAATGGCAAGCAGGTAACTGTATTAGTTGAATTAAAGGCGAGATTTGATGAGGAAAATAATGTACAGTGGGCAAAGGAACTGGAGAAAGCTGGATGTCATGTCATTTATGGAATGACTCATTTAAAAACACACAGTAAGATTACAATGGTTGTTCGAAGAAAAAATGGCATGATTGAGCGATTTATTCATCTTGGTACAGGTAATTATAACGATCAAACAGCAAAGATATATACGGATTTTGGCTATATCACAACTAAAAGGAAATTTGGCATTGATGCAACGAATTTTTTTAACTATTTAAGCGGATATACACAAAAACCCGTTTACCATCATTTGGTTGTCGCGCCCCATAATATTAGAGGCGAATTTATAAAACTTATTGATCAAGAAATAGACTATCACAAGAAATTTAACAATGGTCATATTATTGCGAAAATGAATTCATTAACAGATAAAAAGATTATTATCAAATTGTATGAGGCATCTTGTGCAGGGGTTAAAATCGATTTAATCATCCGTGGAATCTGTTGTCTGAAGCCTGGAATTGAAAAGGTTAGTGAAAATATCAGGGTCATCAGCATTGTCGGAAGGTTTTTAGAGCATAGTAGAATATATTACTTCTTTCATAATGGTGAAGAAAAAATTTATTTATCGTCTGCAGATATGATGACAAGAAATATGGAAAAAAGAGTGGAAATCCTATTCCCAATCTTTGAAGAAAAGTTAAAACTAAAATTAAAGGATCTCCTTTCACTTCAACTGTCGGACAATATGAAAGCGCGGGAACAGGATCGTGAGGGAGTGTATCACTATAATCAAAAAAAGGAGAATGAACCTGAAATTGATAGTCAGGCAATTCTAATTGAAAAGTCAAAATTGTTCATAGAGGACATAGAAGAGTAG
- a CDS encoding Ppx/GppA family phosphatase codes for MLKKKWAVIDIGSNTIRLVIYSKGQGGSYKEEENIKTVARLNQYLNPEYELQKEGINLLINILQGFKEILHFHQVIEIHCVATATVRQAKNQREIQVLVKEQTGFDMKVLSETEEAYFGFYAVSRSTPIDTGITIDMGGGSTEITFFQDRKLIHYHSFPFGVVSLKKQFIHNDPITSQERKNLADFIQASFAQLPWLKNLQVPVIAIGGSARNIAQIDQNFKKYPLAGIHQYVMCYSDLQKIQMYLAQLTIEQRERVEGLSKDRADIIVPALEVFVGLCEYSQSYSFMFSKKGLRDGISMSANEMSEEVLTTNQIIHDSVVELLIDYDVDIKHARHRARLAESLLDEIGTDYHSDNQAALRNFVNKGAQLYYLGQYIDDDSSSQHTFYLLANQSINGLLHKDRLKLAYIASYKNKTLLKQYYLPFTEWFTKTEMEEIRLAGAIAKLACALDASKRGIVEEMHLKKRTADTFELVISCKGNPFVEQYETEKHIRQLEKALEKTITLKFFQNK; via the coding sequence ATGCTGAAAAAAAAATGGGCAGTGATTGACATTGGGTCCAATACCATTCGGCTTGTTATCTATTCAAAAGGTCAAGGTGGGAGCTATAAGGAAGAGGAAAATATAAAAACAGTTGCGAGACTTAATCAATACCTGAATCCGGAATATGAATTACAAAAGGAAGGAATCAACCTTTTAATAAATATACTGCAAGGCTTTAAAGAGATTCTTCATTTTCATCAGGTTATAGAAATCCATTGTGTAGCAACTGCCACAGTGAGGCAAGCAAAAAATCAGAGGGAAATCCAAGTGCTTGTGAAAGAGCAAACTGGCTTTGATATGAAGGTTTTATCTGAAACAGAGGAGGCATATTTTGGTTTTTATGCTGTTTCGCGTTCTACTCCAATAGATACAGGAATCACGATAGATATGGGGGGCGGAAGTACAGAGATTACTTTTTTTCAAGACAGGAAATTAATCCATTACCATAGTTTTCCGTTTGGTGTTGTTTCTTTGAAAAAACAATTCATCCATAACGATCCCATTACCAGTCAAGAAAGAAAAAATCTGGCTGATTTCATTCAAGCCTCTTTTGCACAGCTGCCATGGTTAAAAAATCTACAGGTTCCAGTTATTGCAATTGGTGGCAGTGCTAGAAATATTGCCCAAATTGATCAAAATTTCAAGAAATATCCCCTTGCTGGGATTCATCAGTATGTGATGTGCTATTCAGATTTACAGAAAATCCAAATGTATCTTGCCCAGCTTACGATAGAACAGCGTGAAAGGGTAGAGGGACTTTCAAAGGATCGGGCGGATATCATCGTTCCTGCACTTGAAGTGTTTGTCGGACTATGTGAATATAGTCAGTCCTATTCATTCATGTTCAGCAAAAAGGGATTAAGAGATGGAATTTCAATGAGTGCTAATGAGATGAGTGAAGAAGTATTGACGACTAATCAAATCATTCATGACAGTGTGGTGGAATTATTGATTGATTATGATGTCGATATAAAACATGCCCGTCATCGTGCTAGGCTGGCAGAGAGCTTACTTGACGAAATAGGCACCGATTATCATTCTGACAACCAAGCTGCCTTAAGAAATTTCGTTAACAAAGGAGCGCAGCTCTATTACCTTGGGCAATATATCGATGATGATTCAAGTAGCCAGCATACCTTTTATTTATTAGCTAACCAATCAATTAACGGGCTTTTACATAAAGATCGTTTGAAGCTAGCATATATTGCTTCGTATAAAAATAAAACATTATTAAAGCAATACTACCTTCCATTTACGGAATGGTTTACGAAAACGGAAATGGAAGAAATACGCTTAGCAGGTGCGATTGCTAAGCTGGCTTGTGCATTAGATGCTTCGAAACGAGGAATCGTTGAGGAAATGCATCTTAAGAAACGTACGGCTGACACATTTGAATTAGTCATTAGTTGTAAGGGCAATCCGTTTGTGGAGCAGTATGAAACGGAAAAACATATCCGCCAATTAGAAAAGGCGCTTGAAAAAACAATAACGCTGAAGTTTTTTCAGAATAAATAA
- a CDS encoding L,D-transpeptidase family protein — MHHIVKRGETLASISKDYRVSIAEILRANPHITNQNMIYISQAIQIPGLPNPESIPYRIVISRKNKTLQLFLNNNLIKSYPIAIGKMLTQTPVGSFVIVNRQPNPGGPFGVLWLSLSKAGYGIHGTNNPASIGQAVSQGCVRMHNHDVLDLAKQVPNGTTVMIH, encoded by the coding sequence ATGCATCACATAGTAAAAAGGGGAGAAACTTTAGCTTCTATTTCAAAGGACTATCGTGTCTCCATTGCAGAAATCTTAAGAGCCAACCCTCATATTACTAATCAGAATATGATTTATATAAGTCAAGCCATCCAAATTCCTGGTTTGCCCAATCCAGAAAGCATTCCCTATCGGATTGTGATTTCCAGAAAAAACAAAACGTTACAGCTCTTTTTGAATAACAATCTAATCAAATCATATCCAATTGCAATTGGGAAAATGCTGACACAAACTCCGGTTGGTTCATTTGTCATAGTAAACCGTCAGCCTAATCCAGGGGGTCCATTTGGAGTCTTGTGGCTTAGCCTTTCAAAAGCAGGCTACGGCATCCACGGTACAAATAACCCCGCTTCCATTGGTCAGGCCGTATCTCAGGGCTGTGTTCGCATGCATAACCATGATGTACTTGATCTTGCCAAACAAGTACCTAATGGCACTACTGTGATGATTCATTAG
- a CDS encoding YkyB family protein, with translation MSTNRDFSSEPQLNPTIKNLAQAIFIINRHAKTAPNPKFLYKLKYTALHKLIKEGKAKKVGLHFSNNPKYSQQQSDVLIACENYTFHLPPSKSDFTELPHLGKLDKQVRNPKASLSLTQAKKILCSYTGLKENEHQTVPARKKYNKPIFKKLGESYF, from the coding sequence TTGTCCACAAATAGGGATTTCTCATCAGAACCTCAATTAAATCCAACAATTAAAAACCTCGCACAAGCGATCTTCATTATAAATCGTCATGCTAAGACTGCCCCAAACCCAAAATTTTTATATAAACTTAAATATACTGCACTACACAAGCTGATTAAAGAAGGTAAAGCCAAGAAAGTCGGCCTACATTTTTCAAATAATCCAAAATATAGCCAGCAGCAATCAGATGTCTTGATAGCCTGTGAAAATTATACCTTTCACTTACCTCCGTCAAAGAGTGATTTTACCGAACTCCCTCACCTAGGGAAGTTGGACAAACAGGTTAGGAACCCAAAAGCCTCCCTTTCCTTAACGCAGGCAAAAAAAATTCTATGCTCTTACACTGGTTTAAAAGAAAATGAGCATCAGACCGTTCCGGCAAGAAAAAAATATAACAAACCGATTTTTAAAAAGCTTGGAGAAAGTTATTTTTAA